The genomic window TGATGACACAAGCATATCCTATTCTCAATGCCTGCTTCAGTTATTCCTTTACGTCTTCTGTGTTGCTTCTGAGTTTTTCCTGTTGACAACCATGGCGTATGACAGATATGTGGCGATTTGTGTTCCGCTGCATTACATCCTTCTCATGAATAAGTCAATATGTTCCTTGTTATCATTTTTATCTTGGAATTTGGGTGCCGTAAACGCCATGGTGTACACCCTACTGATATCAAAGCTGTCATTCTCAGATTCCAAGGAGATCAATCATCTCTTCTGCCATATGATGTCAATCCTGAAGCTGTCTTGCGGTGACAGTACACACATCGGTATTTTAATAACAGTGAATGGGATTACTTTGGGATTTATGTGCATGATGCTAATTTTTACCTCTTATATGCGTATCATATCTACGATCCTGAAGATCAAAACATCTTCAGGAAGGCAAAAGGCCTTCTCAAGGTGTTCTTCTCATATCACCATCGTGCTCTTATTCTGCTTGTCATCTCTCAGCTTGAACATGAAAGCCGAAAATGAACAATCTGAGGAACAGGACAAACTGCTTTCCATGATTTACATTGGAGTTGTGCCAATGTTAAACCCACTGGTATACAGTTTAAGGAATAAGGAAGTAATAACAGCTTTGAGAaatatcttttaaccccttaaggacagagccaatttcgttttttcctccttgtgcttaaaaagccaaaagacttacatttttccacctagaaacccacatgagcccttaatttctGCGCCActcattgtactttgcaatgacaggctgaatttttttcataaagtacactggaaaaccagaaaaaaaataaatgtgtggtgaaattgaaaaaaaaaaaaaaaaaagcattttgtttatttgaggggtatttgtttttacgccattcaccctgggataaaactgactcgttatgcatgttcctcaagtcattacaattaaaacgatatataacatgtataacttttctcttatctgatggcctgtaaaaaattcaaaccattgttaacaaatactgtatatgttccttaaaaccgctccattcccaggcttaaagcgcttttatcctttggtctatggggctgtgtcaggtgtcattttttgcgccatgatgtttactttctattggcaccttgattgcgcatatacgactttttgatcgctttttattaaaaaaatttttggatttgatgcgaccaaaaatgcacaaacatgcaaacatagcaaacatgttcatttatttgtttttatttataacctgggaaaaggggggtgattcagacttttattaggggagggggctttttattgacaacaacacttttttttttattttattttttttacacttactgtatactagaagcccccctgggggacttttagtatatacagtctgatctctcattgagatctttgctgtatacttatacagcaaagatcaatgagattggtggcactcgtttgctttcggctgctgcagccgaaaacaaacgagtgccaagcaGGGATCAGCACCATCTTGgcagagaccccggccggcatcagtcacggagatcgctcctctgggacaacgtcccgggggggggggcgatctctgccactagacaacagggaacggctgcatcaggtaatcggatgcagctgtcaactttgactgcTGCATcttattaccttattagcgggcacggcattCGGACCGTGcgcgctaatagccatggtcccgggctacaggCGGCACCACGCGGCCCCATTCTTAACCCCCTTactggcaatagggcgtaaatttacaccctttgtCGTGAAGGGCAGCAGTAGTAGCTGTGGTAGCCACTTGAGACTGCATTAGCTCATGAGTGAATTTCTGCACTGATCAGGAGAGGAACCAAACAAGCAGCATCCATACGGCATGAAACGTCAGCAGCTGAAACACCAGGTGGTTTCTTACTTGGACTCACCCCTTCCCCTAAACGTTATAGACCCTGTGCAGTTCTGAGCTTGCTCTGTCCATGCTTTCATGCCCAGCCAGCAGCATAGCATCCTAGAGGGTGATTAGCACAGCAGGGGCCAATTTAACACCCAGAAGGATAAGGCTGTCTTGCCCAAGTGTGGAGATGCTGACGTTCCCCAAAATGAATCAAGCCTGGATAGTACTCTGCCTGTGCCTAATGTAAAGGACTAATTCACCACCCAGCATTAAGGCACATGACAGCCAGTGTCTATCCAAGTGCCCATAACCATatgcacttttaaaaaaaatgtaatgttccCCTTAGACCCCAATTAATTGCATAATCATCTGTGGTTTTCTCCAAACTATTTACGGCATAGGCATATATATCCACACCAGCTTTATGCCTTTGCACTGTGCAACCCATGCCCCAAAAACAGTAATATCCAGACTCAAATCCCTATGACTGTAgttcacaaagaggacatttccaCAATGGTTGCTGATAGGTAACTCTTGTGTGAGGTTTTAACCATTCTTGAGGTTTCTTGAGTGGTATCACGGTATAGGAAGAGTTCTTGATAAGGTATACCTGTATATCACTGAAGATGCTGTCTTCTAACTGTAATATAAAAAAGTTCTAAAGCTACTTCCAACAGCAAACTGTTGTTGAAAGGCAGGCTACCTTGTCTTACAGTAGTTGTTGGGCATTCATTCGGAGGGAAGGTCactccataccccatcaggggtttcccCCTTCCCagtttaagcaagttggagacTTAAACACTTAAAGAGATTCATGCAGGAGATGCAACATACACGTTGTGAGAACCTATAAATAGCTCCACCTCCACATGTCTGTCTATGGCCCCTTCAGGTTGAAGAgagtgctactgctgctgctactatctCCAGGTCTGGGTGCTAGGCCCTCAGGATCAAAAAGGATACTACTTCTGTCATTGCCACCTCCAGGTCTGTGCTAGGCCCCTTTGGGTCTAAAAAAACGCCAatgctggtgctgccacttccaggtgtctgttctaggccaCTCTGGGTAAAATAGGTTGTCCCTCATGGTGCTGCCACTTTGAtatgccactgatccaccaatgtccactgctgaccaggaataaaacataattttacactgctgatccaccaatgtccactgctgtccagggaGAAAACTAACTTCATTTcacgccactgatccaccaacgtccactgctgtgcTGGGAGAGAAGTTAATTTACACCGCTGATCCCCACTTTCACGGCTCTACTGAGAAAAAGCTCCATTTTGCAACACTCATCCACTGAAACGGCCAATACCAT from Dendropsophus ebraccatus isolate aDenEbr1 chromosome 1, aDenEbr1.pat, whole genome shotgun sequence includes these protein-coding regions:
- the LOC138783918 gene encoding olfactory receptor 1G1-like, whose translation is MTSVLQNCSTQGEFHLVAFSNYPHLQLAFIIGICFMYLISILGNLIILIIVCLAPKLHTPMYVFLCNLSVLDILYVSVISPKLLFIMITDDTSISYSQCLLQLFLYVFCVASEFFLLTTMAYDRYVAICVPLHYILLMNKSICSLLSFLSWNLGAVNAMVYTLLISKLSFSDSKEINHLFCHMMSILKLSCGDSTHIGILITVNGITLGFMCMMLIFTSYMRIISTILKIKTSSGRQKAFSRCSSHITIVLLFCLSSLSLNMKAENEQSEEQDKLLSMIYIGVVPMLNPLVYSLRNKEVITALRNIF